TTCCGGAATGATTAATGCGATTACAGAAAAAATTGATCCATCGAATACATATACGATTTTTAGCGAAATCATTCCAGATCCACCGATTGAAAACGTGGTAGCAGGAATTGAAGTTTTGAATGAATGTGATGCTAACTTGATGATTGCAATTGGTGGCGGATCAGCGATTGATGCGGCGAAAGCGATGAAATTCTTCGGCCAAAAACTTGGTACGGTGCGCGCAATGCCTTTCATTGTCATTCCAACAACTAGTGGAACTGGCTCCGAAGTAACTAGTTTCTCTGTTATTACAAACAAAGAAAAAGCCATTAAATACCCACTAATTACAGATGCTATTTTGCCAGATGAAGCAATTTTAGATGCAGACTTAGTAAAATCTGTTCCACCAGCAATTACAGCAGATACTGGTATGGATGTGTTAACGCATGCGCTTGAAGCTTATGTATCTACAAAAGCGAATGATTACTCGGATGCAATGGCGGAAAAAGTTATCCAATTAGTTTTCACTTATTTAGAACGTGCTTACAAAGACGGTAATGATTTAGAAGCTCGCGAAAAAATGCATAATGCGTCTTGTCTTGCAGGAATGGCATTTAATATTACTTCTCTTGGCTTAAATCACGGTATTGCGCATACAGCCGGTGCGAAATTTAAAATTCCACATGGTCGTATGAATACATTACTTTTACCGCACGTAATTAGTTATAATGCTGGAATTACAAGTGATTTTGGTAACAATCCGGATAACCGAGCAGCAGAACGTTATACAGCGATTGCCAAATTACTAAAAATGCCAGCATCGAATACACGTCTTGGTGTTCGTAGCTTAATTAATGCAATTAAACAACTTCAAAAGAAACTCAATATGCCAACTACCTTATCCGAATGTGGTGTTAGCCGCACTGATTTAAATGAAAATATCGCTCAAATCGCGGAAGGCGCACTAAATGATGGATGTACTGCAACCAATCCTAGAATACCGACAGAAACAGATGTTAGTGCGATTCTCGAAAAAATGTTGGCATAAAAGTTATTTATTTCACAACTGGAATCAAATAACCTATTGACATCGTTTTCATGCTACTTTATAATAGAACCGAGCACAAAGACGTGTGGAATTATAAATATAGCAGAGCAACGGGGCTCCCTCAAAAATATTGCACAATATTTTTAAGGGGCTCTTTCTATTTTCTTGGAGAATTTTTTCTCTAGCTCTTTTACTCTTTCGCTCAAGTAAATGCTTCTATAGAATGATTTTGTCCTTTATTGTGACGAATCAATCAATAGCAGAAGAAGAGGACGTGACAGGAATGAATGGAAGAATTGTAATAGCCGATGATGAACCTATTACAAGAATGGACATCCGAGACATCTTAGAAGAAGCGAACTACAATGTTGTAGGGGAAGCGACAGATGGTTTTGAAGCAATCGAACTTTGCAAAAGCCATCAGCCAGATCTTGTTATCATGGACATTCAAATGCCACTCTTAGACGGCTTAAAAGCAGGGAAACGAATTATTTCAGAAGGCCTTGCTGGGGGAATTATCTTACTTACCGCTTTTAGTGATCCGAAAAACACCGAGAAAGCTAAGGGGTTTGGAGCATTAGGTTATTTAGTAAAGCCACTTGATGAAAAAAGTTTGATTCCAACTGTTGAAATGAGTATTGCCAAAGGGCGAGAAACAAGAAAATTAGAGCAGCAATTAGAAAAGCTCACCAAAAAATTAGAAGAACGAAAAGTGATTGAAAAAGCAAAAGGTGTGCTTATGATTGAGAACAACATCACAGAAGAAGAAGCTTACAACATGATTCGTAACCTGAGCATGGACAAACGCTGTCCGATGATGGAAATCGCAGAAACGATTGTGATGAGCGATGACTAAAACGATTCGAGAAATGTGCTTACGCTACACCGATTTATCGGAGCACGATATTGACGAATTAATTCACACAGCCAAGTCGTTAAGTGTTTCAGCCATGTATCAAGATGTAGATGTATTCATTGATGTATACAACAAGCTAACTAGTGAAGCACTTGTTATTCATCATACACCACCAAAAACAACCAAATCACTTTACAAAAACAAAGTAGTCGGAGAAACAGCCCTAAGATCCAATGAGCCAGGTGTACTTAGAACATTGGAAACAGGTATGAACTCTAACGATCTACTTGCAAAAACACAAGAAAACGTATTAATTCGCCAAAAAGTTTATCCAATTCGTAATAAACAGCGAGTTATTGCCGTGCTAATTCTAGAAAATGATATTAGCGCCGAAATTAAAGCTCATTTTGAAATTGACAATGAAGAAACGGCTTATCGAGATGTTTCTACCACGCTGTCTGCCATGAGTAAACTAACGGATTCGATTACTGATCAACTAGATGATGCCATTTTGATTTTTGACCGAAACGGGATTTTGCAGCAAAAGAATTGCGCTGCGGATCAGTATTACGAAAGACTTGGTTATATGGAAGACATCCAAGGCATGCATTATGATAATTTATCCCTCGACCAGATGATGTTTGACGCAATCATGTATCAAATTGAAACTGGAAAACAACCGATTCAGTTAAAAAAAGAAGTGGTTATCGCCGGGAATTACTTTATCATGAAGCAGATTTTCGTAAAAGAAGAAGACGAGCAGGAATGCCGTTTTATTCTCATCTTGCATGACATCACGGATATTAAGGTGAAAGAAGCAGAAATTGTTTCTAAATCCGTTGCTATTCGTGAAATTCATCACCGTGTCAAAAACAATTTGCAATCGGTTGTTTCCTTATTGCGAATTCAAGGCAGACGTTCTACAAGTGTGGAGGCACAGAAGATTCTAAATGAAAGTGTCAGCCGAATCCTTGCCATTGCAGCGACACACGAGCTTTTATCGAAGCAAATGGAAGACGGCATTAACCTTTATATGGTCATCGAAACAGTCGCCTACAATATTGAAAGATGTTGTACGGATTGTCCCAAAGTAGCTGTAAGAATGGATATTGATAAACGCATTTATTTGGACAGTGACCGAACCGTGGCACTGGCACTTGTCATGAATGAGCTCTTACAAAACTCCTATGATCACGCATTCCATCCAAATGAATCAGGCGAAATTTTACTACAAATAAAAGAAGAAAAAAATATTATTCACGCAGAAGTAACGGACAACGGTCATGGGTTCAACGTTCGTAAAGTGTCCGAAAAAAGCCTAGGACTTTCCATTGTCAAAAGTTACATTAAAGATAAACTTCGAGGCAAAGTAACCATTGAATCGAATGAACATGGAACGAAAACAATGTTTGATTTTAAATACAATTCTATCCATGCTACAAAGAAGTAGCTATGAAAAAGCGATGAAGCTTAAAGCCAAGTAACGATACTGTTATTTGTCTTTAAGCTTTTTCTTTTTGCTAGAAAGGAGTGAGGGTTTTGACGGAAACAATTTTAAGTGTAGGGATTGACCTTGGTACGTCGACAACACAACTCATTTTATCCGAGTTAGAAATTCAAAATATGGCATCTAGTTTCACCGTGCCGCGTATTGTCATTTCAGATAAGCGGATTATTTTTAGAAGTGAGATTCTGTTCACACCGATTCTTGCTGATAATTTGATTGACGTGGAGGCGATTCGTGATTTTGTAACGAAAGAATATGCCAATGCAGGAATTAAAAAAGAAGAAATTGGCATGGGGGCAGTTATTATCACGGGTGAAACAGCTCGTAAAGATAACGCCAGCAATGTATTAGATGCAATGAGTGGTTTTGCTGGGGATTTCGTTGTAGCAACAGCAGGACCTGACTTAGAAAGCATCATTGCTGGAAAAGGAGCAGGTGCCCATACCTATGCCAAAGAGAATAATACATCTGTTGTGAATTTGGATATTGGCGGCGGAACCACGAATTTATCGCTGTTTGATCGCGGGGAACTCATTGATACTGCTTGCTTAGATATTGGTGGTCGGTTAATTAAAGTAGACCGTGAAACAAGAAAAATCACCTATATTGCTCCAAAAATTCAAGCTTTAATAGAAAAACGAGGTTATCCGGTTAAACTTGGTGAAACAACTTCACCAGAAAACTTGCAACCCGTTTTAGGTGAAATGGTTGAGCTGCTTAAGAATAGTGTTGGCCTTGGGGCGCCAAATGATTTTTATGAAACAATCATTACAAATAAAGGATTGAAATTCTTAACGGAGATTGAATGTATCTCTTTTTCCGGAGGCGTTGCAGACTGCATCTCAACGGGTGCGCTAAGTGATCCTTTTAGATATGGTGATATTGGGTTATTGCTAGGAAAAGCGATTGCAGAATCTAGTTTAATGACTGAAAAAAAGTATATCGAATCTGTCGAAACCATACGGGCAACAGTGGTCGGAGCCGGTTCACACACAGCTGAAATTAGCGGTAGTACGATTACTTACACCGAGAAAATTTTCCCAGTAAAAAACATTCCAATTTTGAAACTTGCCAAACAAGAAGAAGATGAAAATATGGCAGAAGTCATCAAGGAAAAACTTAGCTGGTTCAAAATAGAGAATGAAATGGAACATATTGCACTTGCAATTGAAGGCGAAAATAGCCCAAGTTTCCACCAAGTAACAGAATATGCGAAAGCCATTTGCGAAGGAATGAAAGAACCAATCGCACTTGGTCATCCCTTAATTATCATTACATGGCATGACATGGCAAAAGCCCTCGGACAAAGCATCTTCGGGCATTTACCAGCCGGGCATCCACTAATTTGCTTGGATAGTGTCAAAGTCGATAATGGTGATTATATTGATATAGGAAAACCAGTTGCTGACGGGAAAGTGCTACCAGTAGTAGTAAAAACCTTAGTCTTTAACTGATCCACATAAATAGCTTTAATTTTGAGAGGAGGATTTATCGAATGATTTTAAAAACGAATTTATTCGGCCATACATACCAGTTCAAATCCATCACTGATGTGTTGGCAAAAGCAAACGAAGAAAAATCAGGCGATCGCTTAGCCGGAGTTGCTGCTGAATCTGCAGAAGAACGTGTAGCTGCAAAAGTGGTGCTTTCTAAAATGACGCTTGGAGATTTACGTAATAATCCGGTTGTCCCATATGAAACAGATGAGGTAACGCGTATTATTCAAGACCAAGTAAATGACCGTATCCATGATTCCATCAAAAACTGGACAGTGGAAGAATTACGGGAATGGATTTTAGACCATAAAACAACAGATGCTGACATTAAACGTGTTGCACGCGGCCTAACATCAGAAATTATTGCTGCTGTTACAAAATTAATGTCTAATCTAGATTTAATTTATGGCGCGAAAAAAATCCGTGTAATCGCACATGCGAATACAACAATCGGTCTTCCTGGAACTTTCTCCGCTAGACTACAACCAAACCATCCAACTGATGATCCTGATGGTATCCTTGCTTCCTTAATGGAAGGATTAACTTACGGGATTGGGGATGCGGTAATCGGACTTAACCCAGTAGATGATTCTACTGATAGCGTTGTTCGTTTACTTAATAAATTTGAAGAATTCCGCAGCAAATGGGATGTGCCAACACAAACTTGTGTACTTGCGCACGTGAAGACTCAAATGGAAGCAATGCGTCGCGGCGCTCCAACTGGTCTTGTATTCCAATCTATCGCAGGTTCTGAAAAAGGTAATACAGCTTTCGGTTTTGACGGAGCAACTATTGAAGAAGCTAGACAATTAGCCCTTCAAAGTGGTGCTGCGACTGGACCAAACGTAATGTACTTTGAAACAGGACAAGGTTCTGAACTTTCTTCTGACGCTCATTTCGGCGTAGACCAAGTAACAATGGAAGCTCGTTGTTATGGATTCGCGAAGAAATTTGATCCATTCCTAGTAAATACAGTAGTTGGATTTATCGGACCTGAGTACTTATATGATTCCAAACAAGTAATTCGCGCTGGCCTTGAAGATCACTTCATGGGTAAATTAACTGGTATCTCTATGGGTTGTGACGTTTGTTACACCAACCATATGAAAGCCGACCAAAACGACGTAGAAAACTTGTCAGTACTTCTAACTGCAGCAGGATGTAACTTTATCATGGGTATTCCTCATGGTGATGACGTTATGCTTAACTACCAAACAACTGGTTACCACGAAACAGCCACTTTACGTGAATTATTTGGCCTAAAACCAATTAAAGAATTTGATCAGTGGATGGAAAAAATGGGATTCAGCGAAAATGGTAAATTAACTAGCCGTGCTGGAGATGCATCTATTTTCCTAAAATAAGGAAGGGAGGAACTAAGCGATGAACGAACAAGAATTAAAACAAATGATTGAAGGCATTTTAACAGAAATGTCCGGTGGTAAAACAACCGATACAGTAGCAGCAGCGCCAACTAAATCTGTAGTTGAAACAGTTGTAACAGAAGGTAGCATCCCGGATATTACTGAAGTAGATATCAAAAAACAATTACTAGTACCAGAACCAGCTGATCGTGAAGGTTATTTGAAAATGAAACAAATGACACCGGCTCGACTTGGTTTATGGCGTGCTGGTCCACGTTACAAAACAGAAACAATTCTTCGTTTCCGTGCGGACCATGCCGTAGCACAAGATTCCGTTTTCTCTTACGTTTCTGAGGATTTAGTAAAAGAAATGAACTTCATCCCAGTTAACACTAAATGTCAAGATAAAGATGAATACTTAACTCGCCCAGACTTAGGTCGTGAATTTGACAACGAAATGGTAGAAGTGATTCGTGCGAATACGACGAAAAACGCCAAACTACAAATCGTTGTTGGTGATGGACTTAGCTCAGCGGCAATTGAAGCTAACATCAAAGATATCTTGCCATCCATTAAACAAGGTTTGAAAATGTATAACTTAGATTTTGATAACATTATTTTCGTTAAACATTGTCGTGTACCTTCTATGGACCAAATCGGTGAAATCACTGGCGCTGACGTAGTTTGCTTACTTGTAGGTGAACGTCCAGGCCTAGTCACTGCTGAATCCATGAGTGCCTATATTGCTTACAAACCAACAATTGGTATGCCAGAAGCTCGTCGTACTGTTATTTCTAACATCCATAGCGGCGGAACTCCACCAGTTGAAGCAGGAGCATACATTGCTGAATTAATTCACAATATGCTTGAGAAAAAATGTTCTGGTATTGATTTAAAATAAGCTAGTTAGAGGAGGAAACTTCATGAAAAATGATAAATTACCTGCATCCGTTTTAAGTGTCAAAGTTGTATCTAACGTAGACAATGGTCTATTTAAACAACTAGACTTAAAACCGCATCAAAGAAGCCTTGGTATTATTACATCTGATTGTGATGATGTAACTTACACAGCGCTTGACGAAGCAACAAAAGCAGCAGAAGTAGATGTTGTTTATGCGAAAAGTATGTATGCTGGTGCTGGAAATGCATCCACAAAATTCGCTGGTGAAGTTATCGGTATTATCGCCGGACCAAGCCCTGCGGAAGTAAAAAGTGGTCTTTCTGTAGCAGTAGATTTCATCGAAAATGGCGCTAGCTTTGTTAGTGCAAATGAAGATGATAGTGTACCTTACTTCGCGCACTGTGTTTCAAGAACTGGTACATTCCTTTCAAAAGAAGCGAATGTTGCAGAAGGTGAAGCGATTGCTTACTTAATCGCCCCTCCACTTGAAGCTATGTACGCGTTAGATGCAGCACTAAAAGCAGCAGACGTAACAATCGGAGCTTTCTATGGCCCACCGTCCGAAACAAACTTCGGCGGAGCACTTTTGACTGGTAGCCAATCTGCATGTAAAGCAGCTTGTGACGCTTTCAAAATGGCAGTAGAAAATGTGGCTGAAAATCCACTTCAATATTAAGGTGGTGCTAAAAAATGCCAAATGAAGCGCTTGGTTTAATTGAAGTCACAGGTTTTCTTGGTGCTGTTGTTGCTGCCGATACTTGTTTAAAAGCAGCAAATGTCGAACTGATTCAATGTGAAGTCATTAGCGGCGGTTTAACTACGGTTGAATTAACTGGTGATGTAGGTGCAGTAAATGCAGCTATCGAAGCAGGGAAAGCTGCAACAGAAGACTTAGGTTGTTTAGTATCAAGCCATGTTATCGCAAGAATGAGCGAAGATACAAAAGCACTTTTTGTTCCTCAAGAAGAAGTTAAACCACAACCAAAAGAAGTCAAACAAGAAGAACCAAAAGAAGTTATGCAACAAGTCGTAGAAGTGAAAACAAACACGAAAAGTACAGAGAAAAAACTTCGCGCAATGAAAGTTATTGATCTAAGGAAACTTGCTTACACATTAGATAATGTGCCTATTCCAAAGAGCAAGATTAAATATGCGAACAAGGATAAACTTGTTCACGCACTAAAAGACATTTATGGAAGGAGTGAAAACTAGTGGCACTAGAAGATAAAGATTTACGCTCAATCCAAGAAGTTCGTAACCTCATTGACTCAGCTAACAAAGCACAAAAAGAACTTGCTGCAATGAGCCAACAACAAATTGATACAATTGTAAAAGCAATAGCTGATGCCGGTTATGATGCTCGCGAAAAACTCGCAAAAATGGCCCATGAAGAAACTGGTTTCGGAATTTGGCAAGACAAAGTAATCAAAAACGTCTTTGCGTCGAAACATGTTTACAATTACATCAAAGATATGAAAACCATTGGTATGTTAAAAGAAGATAACGAAAAGAAAGTAATGGAGGTTGCAGTTCCACTTGGCGTAGTAGCAGGTTTAATTCCTTCTACAAACCCTACATCCACTGTTATTTACAAAACACTTATTTCCATTAAAGCCGGAAATAGTATCGTATTTTCTCCACATCCAAACGCACTAAAAGCGATTCTTGAAACAGTAAGAATTATTAGTGAAGCAGCAGAAAAAGCTGGGTGTCCAAAAGGCGCTATCAGCTGTATGACTGTTCCAACAATCCAAGGAACAGATCAACTGATGAAACACAAAGATACAGCAGTTATCCTTGCAACAGGTGGTTCTGCAATGGTAAAAGCGGCTTATTCATCTGGTACTCCAGCAATTGGAGTTGGCCCAGGTAATGGCCCAGCATTTATCGAACGCAGTGCTAACATTCCTCGCGCAGTGAAACATATTCTTGATTCCAAAACATTCGATAACGGAACAATTTGCGCATCTGAGCAATCTGTCGTTGTTGAACGTGTGAATAAAGAAGCTGTCATTGCTGAATTTAGAAAACAAGGAGCACACTTCTTATCAGATGCAGAAGCTGTTCAACTTGGTAAATTCATCTTACGTCCAAATGGTTCGATGAATCCAGCAATCGTAGGTAAAAGCGTGCAACATATCGCTAACCTTGCTGGTCTAACTGTTCCAGCTGACGCAAGAGTACTTATCGCTGAAGAAACAAAAGTTGGCGCTAAAATCCCTTATTCAAGAGAAAAATTAGCTCCAATCTTGGCTTTCTATACAGCCGAAACTTGGCAAGAAGCTTGCGAACTTAGCATGGATATTCTTTATCATGAAGGAGCTGGACATACTTTAATCATCCACTCTGAAGATAAAGAAATCATCCGCGAATTCGCGCTGAAAAAACCAGTTTCCCGTCTCTTAGTTAATACACCAGGAGCACTTGGCGGAATTGGCGCAACAACAAATCTTGTACCTGCTTTAACACTTGGTTGTGGGGCAGTTGGAGGAAGTTCATCATCTGATAATATCGGACCTGAAAATCTTTTCAACATTCGTCGCATCGCTACTGGCGTTTTAGAGTTAGAAGATATTCGTAAAGAAGAAAACCAAGCAACATCTGAACTTCCGGTTGATGCAGACGCACTCATCCAAAGTTTAGTCGAAAAAGTTTTAGCAGAATTAAAATAAAAAATAAAACACTAATTGGAGGAATTTTAAAATGGCAAACGCAAACGCATTAGGTATGATCGAAACTAAAGGTTTAGTAGGAGCAGTAGAAGCAGCAGACGCAATGGTGAAAGCAGCTAACGTAACACTTATGGGTAAAGAACAAGTTGGTGGCGGTCTAGTAACAGTTATGGTTCGCGGCGATGTTGGCGCAGTTAAAGCAGCAACAGATGCAGGCGCAGCAGCAGCAGAACGCGTTGGTGAATTACTATCTGTACACGTAATCCCACGTCCACACAGCGAAGTAGACGCAATTCTACCAAAAAGCGCTGAATAAGAATAACTTTTAACATAAATCAGGAAAAAGCGTGAGCGTAAGGCAAAAGGGTTCCATCAGACTCGGAAATTGCCCGAAACTTTCGCTTTTTACCAGATTTAAGCAATACAAAGCTTCCCAACATTACTAACACCAATTGTAAATGGGACAAAAGGATGTGGTTCTTTGGCTATTTTGACAGAAGATGAGTTACGAAAAGCCTATTTACACACCGATTTAAAAACAACTAAAAAACTTGATATAAAAAAAGGCACAATTATCACACCTTCAGCGAAGAGTTTCTTGTCTGAAAAGAAAATTGACCTTCATTATATTGATGAAATTGCAGAAACAAAAGTAGTAGTGGAGCCAGTGAAAAAAGAAACTACTAGAGCAAAATTCCAAACGATTTATGGTGGAGCATTAGATGAGAAGCCTGAACATATGACGCATTTGCGTGGTAACCTGCTTGTGTTTAAAGACCATCCACAAATCGCTTTCCGCGGAAAATTAGATACACTGGAAGCTGAAATTCTGGAAACCCAATGTTCCGTTGCAGCTGAGTTTAAAGATCTTGCGGAAGATTTACAAGAAATCCTCACCTTTGTAAGAAATATTGTACGATCGGAAGTTTTAAACGAGCAAATCGAATCAGTTCATTTGCTTGGAATGGATGAAAAAGAACTGCGGGAACGTAGTCATAATCCGAAAAAATACTATCAAATGACACATTTTATGCCTGATTACACGATGGGGAATGCGGTCATTCGATTAAACAAAATAAGAACGATGGTCCGCGAAACGGAATTAGCTGCCTTTTTAGCATTTAAGGAAGCTGATTATTCCATTAAGCGACCAGACATCATTCAAGCGCTT
The sequence above is drawn from the Listeria monocytogenes genome and encodes:
- a CDS encoding 1-propanol dehydrogenase PduQ, encoding MQKVSFKTDLYIGQGATDRLLDFKDKQIFIVTDPFMVSSGMINAITEKIDPSNTYTIFSEIIPDPPIENVVAGIEVLNECDANLMIAIGGGSAIDAAKAMKFFGQKLGTVRAMPFIVIPTTSGTGSEVTSFSVITNKEKAIKYPLITDAILPDEAILDADLVKSVPPAITADTGMDVLTHALEAYVSTKANDYSDAMAEKVIQLVFTYLERAYKDGNDLEAREKMHNASCLAGMAFNITSLGLNHGIAHTAGAKFKIPHGRMNTLLLPHVISYNAGITSDFGNNPDNRAAERYTAIAKLLKMPASNTRLGVRSLINAIKQLQKKLNMPTTLSECGVSRTDLNENIAQIAEGALNDGCTATNPRIPTETDVSAILEKMLA
- a CDS encoding ANTAR domain-containing response regulator, which gives rise to MTGMNGRIVIADDEPITRMDIRDILEEANYNVVGEATDGFEAIELCKSHQPDLVIMDIQMPLLDGLKAGKRIISEGLAGGIILLTAFSDPKNTEKAKGFGALGYLVKPLDEKSLIPTVEMSIAKGRETRKLEQQLEKLTKKLEERKVIEKAKGVLMIENNITEEEAYNMIRNLSMDKRCPMMEIAETIVMSDD
- a CDS encoding sensor histidine kinase yields the protein MTKTIREMCLRYTDLSEHDIDELIHTAKSLSVSAMYQDVDVFIDVYNKLTSEALVIHHTPPKTTKSLYKNKVVGETALRSNEPGVLRTLETGMNSNDLLAKTQENVLIRQKVYPIRNKQRVIAVLILENDISAEIKAHFEIDNEETAYRDVSTTLSAMSKLTDSITDQLDDAILIFDRNGILQQKNCAADQYYERLGYMEDIQGMHYDNLSLDQMMFDAIMYQIETGKQPIQLKKEVVIAGNYFIMKQIFVKEEDEQECRFILILHDITDIKVKEAEIVSKSVAIREIHHRVKNNLQSVVSLLRIQGRRSTSVEAQKILNESVSRILAIAATHELLSKQMEDGINLYMVIETVAYNIERCCTDCPKVAVRMDIDKRIYLDSDRTVALALVMNELLQNSYDHAFHPNESGEILLQIKEEKNIIHAEVTDNGHGFNVRKVSEKSLGLSIVKSYIKDKLRGKVTIESNEHGTKTMFDFKYNSIHATKK
- the eutA gene encoding ethanolamine ammonia-lyase reactivating factor EutA, which produces MTETILSVGIDLGTSTTQLILSELEIQNMASSFTVPRIVISDKRIIFRSEILFTPILADNLIDVEAIRDFVTKEYANAGIKKEEIGMGAVIITGETARKDNASNVLDAMSGFAGDFVVATAGPDLESIIAGKGAGAHTYAKENNTSVVNLDIGGGTTNLSLFDRGELIDTACLDIGGRLIKVDRETRKITYIAPKIQALIEKRGYPVKLGETTSPENLQPVLGEMVELLKNSVGLGAPNDFYETIITNKGLKFLTEIECISFSGGVADCISTGALSDPFRYGDIGLLLGKAIAESSLMTEKKYIESVETIRATVVGAGSHTAEISGSTITYTEKIFPVKNIPILKLAKQEEDENMAEVIKEKLSWFKIENEMEHIALAIEGENSPSFHQVTEYAKAICEGMKEPIALGHPLIIITWHDMAKALGQSIFGHLPAGHPLICLDSVKVDNGDYIDIGKPVADGKVLPVVVKTLVFN
- a CDS encoding ethanolamine ammonia-lyase subunit EutB, yielding MILKTNLFGHTYQFKSITDVLAKANEEKSGDRLAGVAAESAEERVAAKVVLSKMTLGDLRNNPVVPYETDEVTRIIQDQVNDRIHDSIKNWTVEELREWILDHKTTDADIKRVARGLTSEIIAAVTKLMSNLDLIYGAKKIRVIAHANTTIGLPGTFSARLQPNHPTDDPDGILASLMEGLTYGIGDAVIGLNPVDDSTDSVVRLLNKFEEFRSKWDVPTQTCVLAHVKTQMEAMRRGAPTGLVFQSIAGSEKGNTAFGFDGATIEEARQLALQSGAATGPNVMYFETGQGSELSSDAHFGVDQVTMEARCYGFAKKFDPFLVNTVVGFIGPEYLYDSKQVIRAGLEDHFMGKLTGISMGCDVCYTNHMKADQNDVENLSVLLTAAGCNFIMGIPHGDDVMLNYQTTGYHETATLRELFGLKPIKEFDQWMEKMGFSENGKLTSRAGDASIFLK
- the eutC gene encoding ethanolamine ammonia-lyase subunit EutC; this translates as MNEQELKQMIEGILTEMSGGKTTDTVAAAPTKSVVETVVTEGSIPDITEVDIKKQLLVPEPADREGYLKMKQMTPARLGLWRAGPRYKTETILRFRADHAVAQDSVFSYVSEDLVKEMNFIPVNTKCQDKDEYLTRPDLGREFDNEMVEVIRANTTKNAKLQIVVGDGLSSAAIEANIKDILPSIKQGLKMYNLDFDNIIFVKHCRVPSMDQIGEITGADVVCLLVGERPGLVTAESMSAYIAYKPTIGMPEARRTVISNIHSGGTPPVEAGAYIAELIHNMLEKKCSGIDLK
- the eutL gene encoding ethanolamine utilization microcompartment protein EutL, with product MKNDKLPASVLSVKVVSNVDNGLFKQLDLKPHQRSLGIITSDCDDVTYTALDEATKAAEVDVVYAKSMYAGAGNASTKFAGEVIGIIAGPSPAEVKSGLSVAVDFIENGASFVSANEDDSVPYFAHCVSRTGTFLSKEANVAEGEAIAYLIAPPLEAMYALDAALKAADVTIGAFYGPPSETNFGGALLTGSQSACKAACDAFKMAVENVAENPLQY
- a CDS encoding BMC domain-containing protein — translated: MPNEALGLIEVTGFLGAVVAADTCLKAANVELIQCEVISGGLTTVELTGDVGAVNAAIEAGKAATEDLGCLVSSHVIARMSEDTKALFVPQEEVKPQPKEVKQEEPKEVMQQVVEVKTNTKSTEKKLRAMKVIDLRKLAYTLDNVPIPKSKIKYANKDKLVHALKDIYGRSEN
- a CDS encoding acetaldehyde dehydrogenase (acetylating), with product MALEDKDLRSIQEVRNLIDSANKAQKELAAMSQQQIDTIVKAIADAGYDAREKLAKMAHEETGFGIWQDKVIKNVFASKHVYNYIKDMKTIGMLKEDNEKKVMEVAVPLGVVAGLIPSTNPTSTVIYKTLISIKAGNSIVFSPHPNALKAILETVRIISEAAEKAGCPKGAISCMTVPTIQGTDQLMKHKDTAVILATGGSAMVKAAYSSGTPAIGVGPGNGPAFIERSANIPRAVKHILDSKTFDNGTICASEQSVVVERVNKEAVIAEFRKQGAHFLSDAEAVQLGKFILRPNGSMNPAIVGKSVQHIANLAGLTVPADARVLIAEETKVGAKIPYSREKLAPILAFYTAETWQEACELSMDILYHEGAGHTLIIHSEDKEIIREFALKKPVSRLLVNTPGALGGIGATTNLVPALTLGCGAVGGSSSSDNIGPENLFNIRRIATGVLELEDIRKEENQATSELPVDADALIQSLVEKVLAELK
- a CDS encoding BMC domain-containing protein gives rise to the protein MANANALGMIETKGLVGAVEAADAMVKAANVTLMGKEQVGGGLVTVMVRGDVGAVKAATDAGAAAAERVGELLSVHVIPRPHSEVDAILPKSAE